The segment AGAATATCCTAAAAAAAAGGATACTTTAATTACAACATTATCTGAAAAACTATATATATTAGAAAAAATGAAAATAGACTATGTATATTTAGAAGAGTTTTTTGATATAAATGAATTATCACCTGAAGAGTTTATAAATAAAATAATAATAGATAAATTAAATGCAAGTGAAGTTTTCTGCGGATTTAATTATAGTTTTGGATCTGGCAGAAAAGGTGATATTTCTAAATTACAAGAGTTATTAAAAGATAAAGTTAAAGTAAATATTATCAATCCTGTTTTATTTAATTTAAAAACTGATGAATTAAAAATAGTAGAATTAAATGAGTTAAAAGCTTATCTTGACAAAGAATATTGTGTGATCTCAAGTACATTTATTAAAACACTTATAGAAAATGGTAAAATGGCACATGTACAAAAGTTATTAGGACATGAATATATTATTATGGGGAAAGTAGTTCATGGTAAAAAACTTGCTAGAACATTAGGTTTTCCAACTGCAAATTTACTTTCAAAAAATAAAATATATCCAATGTTTGCAGTATACGGTGTTAAAATTAAGGTAGAAGATGATGATACTCAATATTACGGTATTATGAATATAGGTAAAAATCCAACAATTGAGAACGAAGGATTACATATAGAAACACATATTTTTGATTTTGATATGGAAATTTATGATAAAATAATTGCAGTAGAATTACTTGAAAATATTAGATTAGAAAAAAGAATGAATTCATTAGAAGAGTTAAAAAAACAAATTTTAATGGATACAAAAATCTGGAAAGAGAAAATATATGACAAATATTGATTTACTTGTAAAAACAGAAAATTTTGAAGGTCCATTAGATTTATTTTTACATTTAATTGATAATAAAAAAATTGATATATCTAAGATATTAATTTCTGAGATTATCGATGAATATTTGAATATAATAAAAAATGAAACGGACCAAAATTTGAAAATAAAAATTGAATTTTTAGCAATGGCTACTGAATTATTGGAAATTAAAGCATATTCAATACTAAATGTAGACAAGAAAATCGAAAAAGAACAAGATCTTGAAAAAAGAATCTTAGAATATAAAATTATTAAAGAAATTGCAGAAGAATTTTCTAAAAGAGAAATTGAATATAATGTTCCTTATGTTGTTAAAGGAGAGAAGACTAAAGATCAAGAAAATATTTTCTATTCAATAGAAGAATTAACACTAAAAAATTTAAATCAAATATTTAATGAATTGATAAATAAAGTAGAAATAAAAGAAAAAATTAAAATTAATGTAGTAGATACTTTTACAACTACAGATGCATTATTCGAAATAGAGAAAGAATTTAATAAAAATAAGGAAATAAATTTTTCGACATTAATGAAAGGCAACTTTTCTAAAGGAAGAATAGTTAGCTTTTTTTTAGCGGTTTTAGATTTATTTAAAGAAGGAAATATAGAGATTACTTTATTAGATAATGACTTTATTATCAGAAAGGGATCACATGTTTAAATCAAGTTTAATTGTTATGATAATAAATATGGTTAGTAGAATACTTGGTCTAGTGAGAGAGGTTGTAATTGCTGCATATTTTGGTGCAAGTGGACAAACAGATGCTTATTTTGCTTCAACTAGATTAGCTAATTTTTTTACAACATTATTAGGTGAGGGTTCACTAGGAACAGCATTTATTCCAATTTATGATGAGATTAGGGAAGATAAAGGAGTAGATAGAGCAAATGATTTTGTATTTAATCTTACAAATTTATTAATTTCAGTTTCCTTTACAATTTCTTTATTAACAGCCTTATTTTCGGATTTTACACTTAAATATATTTTAAGATTTAAAGATCCAGAAATGCTAGGAACGGCATCAATATTATTAAAAATAATGGCTTTTTATTTGTTATTTATTTCAATATCAGGATTAATTTCATCATTATTAAATAACTACGGTAAATTTTATATTTCAACTTTAGTTGGTGTTGTATTTAATTTAACTATTATTTTTGGAACAATACTTACAAAAAATAAGCTTGGAATATATGGGCTTGGAATATCATTCTTATTATCAGGTTTATTTCAAGTTCTAATACAATTACCTTCATTTTTAAAGATATTAAAAAAATATAAATTTACGTTCAATTACAAAGATGAATACGTTAAAAGATTTGTTTTATTAATGTTCCCAACATTAATTGGAATATTTGGTTATCAAATAAATGAACTAGTTGATACAGCATTTGCAGGTAGTTTAAAATTAGGAACGATAAGTGCAATAAATTATGCATCAAGACTTTATTTATTACCTATAGGAGTGTTTGCTATTTCTTTATCAGTCGTAGTATTTCCAAACCTTTCAAAAGCAGTAGTTAAAAAAGATAATATATTATTTAAAACAACAATTGAAAGAGGAATGAATCTACTTGTAATTTTAATTATTCCATCAAGTTTGGGATTGATTTATTATTCAAAAGAAATAATAACATTATTATTTATGAGGGGTAAATTTGGAGTAGAAAGTGTAATTTTAACATCAGAAATATTAGAAATATATGCGCTAGGTTTATTATTTTTCTCAACAATTCATCTTTTAACCAGAGCACATTATGCTAATAAAGATAGAAAATTACCTGTAATTTCATCATTAATAGCGATAGCAATAAATATTATTTTAGACTTCTTATTATATAAAAAATTTACACATAGAGGTCTTACATTTGCAACTGCATTTTCTGCCTTTGTAAATTATTGTATATTATTAATATCTCTTAAAACAAGATATTCAAATATTAGTTTGCTAAAGTATGCCAAATTTATTGTTATTGCATTAGTTGATTCAATAATATGTATATTTGTGATTGAAAATTTAGTAAATATACAAAATCCAAATATTGAGATAATTATTAAGTTATTAGTATTTATAATTTTATATTTTGCTATTTTATCTATAAAATATATTAGGGATAAAAAAGAAATATTAGATAGATAAAAAAGAACTGTAAAACAGTTCTCTTTTTTGGAGGGATATCATGATAGAAATAACAAATCTTACCAAATCATATGGTGAAAAGAAAGTATTAGCAGACTTAAATTTAACAATTCATTGTGATGAATTTTTTGTAATAGTTGGAACTTCAGGTAGTGGTAAGACTACAACTTTAAAAATGTTAAATAGATTAATTGAACCTACAGAAGGTGAAATTCTATTTAATGGTAAAAATATTAAAGATTTTGATTTAAGAAGTTTAAGATTAGAAATGGGATATGTTTTACAAAAGATAGCTTTGTTTCCAAATTTAACAGTTAGAGAAAATATTGAATTAATCCCTGAAATGAAGGGGTGGAGTAAACAAAAAAGATTAGAAAAGTGTAAAATTCTCTTAGAAAAAGTTGGTTTAAATCCTGATACATATTTGAATAGATTTCCAAAAGAGTTATCTGGTGGAGAGCAACAGAGAGTAGGGATATTAAGAGCAATTATAACAGAACCTAAAATATTATTGATGGATGAACCTTTTAGTGCTTTAGATCCTATTTCAAGAAGAGAACTACAAAAACTAATTAAAGAATTACATGATGAGTTAAAAATTAACATTATTTTTGTAACACATGATATGCAAGAAGCAATGTTTTTAGCAGATCGAATTGCAATAATGTCTAAAGGAAAATTAATACAAGTAGATACACCAAATAATATTAAAGAAAAACCTGCAAATAAATTTGTAGAAGAATTTTTTAAAAGTGTAGAAGGTGACTGCCATGGGTAATTTATTTAATACATTAATAGAGAGAAAAAGTGAATTATTAATAGCGCTTTATGAACATTTGGAAATATCGCTAATAGCCTTATTCTTTGCAATTTTGGTAGGTGTTTCCTTAGCGTTATTAATTTCAAAATATAATAAAATAACAACTGTTTTATTACAAATTACAGGAATATTTCAAACAATACCATCTTTAGCCATTTTAGGATTATTAATTCCTATATTTGGTATAGGGAAATTACCTGCGATATTAACTTTAATACTTTATGCTGTTTTTCCAATATTACAAAATACAATTACTGGATTAAATGAAATTGATAATTCTATAAAAGAAGCAGCAGAAGCATTTGGGATGACTAAGTGGGAAAAAATTAGAAAATTTGAATTAGCACTTGCTATGCCTGTAATTATTTCAGGTATAAGAACTTCAACAGTAATGATTATTGGTACAGCTACACTTGCTGCATTAATTGGTGCTGGAGGTTTAGGATCATTTATTCTGCTAGGTATAGATAGAAATAATAGTGATTTAATAATAATTGGAGCGATTTCTTCAGCAATTTTAGCAATATTATTTAATTCCGGTATAGCATTTTTAGAAAAATTTAGTTTTAAGAAAGTATTACTAATATTTGCGTTAATATTTAGCTCTTTTTTTATTTCAATTAGTCCTAAAATGATGATGGATAATAAAACTATAGTAGTTGCGGGTAAATTAGGGGTAGAACCTGAAATAATAATAAATATATATAAAGAGTTGATAGAACATTATACAGATATAAAAGTTGAATTAAAACCAAATTTTGGTAAAACCACTTTTTTACACAAAGCATTAATTTCAGGAGATATAGATATATATCCTGAATATAGTGGTACAATATTATTTTCATTAGTATTTACTGATAAAATTAGTAATGATTCTATTGAAGTATATAAAATTGCAAAAGAGTTAATATATAAACAAGATAAATTAGTATATCTACCAACTATGGATTTTCAAAATACATATGCTTTAGCAATGAAAATGGAAGATGCTAAAAAATATAATATTGAAAAAATTTCAGATTTAAAGAATATAGAAAATAAAATAAAAACAGGTTTTACTTTAGAGTTTAATGACAGAGAAGATGGAAATAAAGGGTTAAAAAGACTATATAATTTAAATCTTGAAGTTATTACTGTAGAACCTTCACTGAGATATAAAGCTATTAAGAATAATGAAATTCAACTTATTGATGCATATTCAACAGATAGTGAAATAAAAGAATATGGATTAGTACTTTTAAAAGATAATTTAAGATTATTTCCTCCATATCAAGTAGGACCACTTGTAAGAGAAGAAGTATTAGCAAAGTATCCAGAAATTCAAAATGTATTAGAAAATTTAAATGGTATACTGACTACAGAAGAAATGATTGAAATGAATTACAATGTTAGAGTCAATAATAAAATGCCTAATGAAGTAGCAAAAGAATTTTTAAAATTAAAGGGATTGATATAAATTGGAAAAATTAAAAAAAAGATTACAAAAGTTTGTAAATGAAAGAGATTGGAATAAATTTCATACACCAGAAAATTTAGCTAAATCTATAATGATTGAAGGTGCTGAATTATTAGAAAATTTTCAATGGGGAGAAGTTTCATATAATAGTGAAAATGTAGAAGAAGAAATAGCGGATATAATGATTTATTGCATACATCTAACAAATACATTAGGTTTAGATCCTATTGAAATAATAAATAAAAAAATGGATAAAAATGATAAAAGATTTAAAAAGGTGATAGAGGGTGAAAATAACTAAAAAATATTTATTACTAATAGCAGGGATATTATGGTCAATTGCTGGATTTAATATCTTAAAAATTGGATTAACTACAGGTATAAAATGGTCATCAATTGCAGTTTTATTAGCTTTAGTTATATTTTATTTATTTAATAAAAATATATTTTCAAAACTTGTAATAAAACATACTGCAAGAATTATGGGATATGTTGAGGAGAAAAAAGAATTTTATTTATTTTTTGATAAAAGTTCATATTTGATAATGATTTTTATGATGAGTTTTGGAATTGCTCTGAGAAAATTTAGTTTAGTTCCTTTATTTTTTATTCAGTTTTTTTATACTGGATTAGGTTGTGCTTTATTTTTAGCGGGTATTAGATTTATTAAAAATTATCTTGAAGTAAATAAAAAAAATGTTTCCAATTAGGAAACATTTTTTTTGTTATATTCTAGAATTTAAATGATCCGGTGTAAAAAATAGATTAGCATTATTTCTAACTTCTTCTAGGGTATATTCTTTTAAAATTTCACCGTTTTCATAAACAAGATTTAAAATAGAGTTTGGATGATAATTATTTTCATCTAAATGTGAAATTTTTATAGTTTGTATTTCACCATTTTCTTTTTGTATTAAATCAAGTCTACCTTTTTTACTTACTTTACCTTTATCAGTAATTGGATCTTTATAAACATCTACTAATTTATCGTTAATTTTTACACAACTACATTTCATTGCAAATTTATGCGTATCTCTATTAATACTTGATTGTTTATTTCCTTGAAGTAAAGAGCCACCACAACCAAAAGCTATGTTTTCTGCTGAGTACCCATTATCTTTTACAGATTTTAAGATATCCCACACATTATCTTCGTAAATTCCATCTCCTTGAATAATTCTAATGTTATTTAATACTTTATAACCTTTAGAATTAATTGTAACACCAAACTTTTCTTCTACAATTTTTAAAGTAAATAAAATATTTGTAATAGGGTCTCCACTATCTGGTCTTAAAACAACTAGACCATCTCTACTAAGTATATCTTCTTTAAGTTCTTTAGAGAAGATATTTTCAATTGCGTTATAGTAATTATAACTATCACTAACAATAGAAACAAGTCCTGTAGGGAATTTTTTTATCATATTTTTATATGCATCTTTTTCATGATTTCTTGTCCAAGAAGTCATTGTACTATGTTCTGATGCAGGGATAGAATAACCAGCCATATCTGCATTATAATATTTTCTACCAAAAATTAGTGATTTTAGTGTATCAGTACCTTTGAAGTTTGTTAGATGAGCTAAACCTCCAAGACCAGCACTTTCTTCGCTTGAAACGCCTCTATATCCAAAATCATGAAGTTTAAAATCAATTTCACTATCTACATTATCTGAAGTTTGATTTAAGTAGTATAAAATAATTTGTTTAATTTTGTAAGAATATGTTGCAACTGTAATAGGGTACCATACTTTTAAAAGTAAAGTTTCAAACCAACTTACTACCCAAGGAACTTTACTGTCTGTAGATTCAACAGTAACAAGAACATTGTGATTTTTGATTATTGCACCTTCAGGTAAAGCTCTTATTCTTAAAGGTAGTTTACCATCAAGTTCTTTAACAATGTATTCCCAACCTTCTCTATTAAAGGGTAATCCGTGCATAGTTAATATTTCTTCAGCTTCATCAACCATTTCCATTGTAGCTCTTTTTGTTAAATATTTTTTCAAATAATATTGTAATCCAAAGAATTTTGTATATCCATATAATCCGCCACGACTTTCAATATAGTCATGAATATATGTAGTGTTTTCTGGATATTGTAAAAAATGTGATGCTTTATATGAATCTGTCATTAAGATTAAATTTTCCATTATTTTCCTCCTTATATACTGTGAATATCAATATTTTCAGTTGTCATTTCAGATAATTTTGACATATATCTTTTTGAAGTGTTTTCATCAGTTAAAAGTATTAATATGTCTGAATCTTTTAATATTGTGTCACCTTTAGGAATAAATTGTGAGCTACCCGCTCTTTCTATACCGATTATAAGTAAGTTTTGTGGCCATTCAATGTCTCTAATCATTTTATTTGAAAGACTTGAATCAGACATTACTGGTATTTTAATAGTTACAATTTTTTCATTTTTTTCCAAATGTTGTGCTTCTTCATCATGCTTTTTAAACATATTTTCAAATAATTCTTCATATACAGAATTATGTTTTAATAATTCAGAAAATGCATATGTAACAGCAGCAGTAATAACTAAAGAAAATAAGTTAGAGAAATTTCCACTCATTTCTAAAATTAATATAATTCCAGTTATTGGAGTTCTAACAACTGCTGTAAAGTATGATGTCATTGCTATTAAAACAAATAATGTAATATATTCTTCTGAAAAATTAAATGTATTTACTAAGAATAGACCATATATTTTTCCGACTAAAGCTCCTATTACAAGTAGAGGTAAGAAAATACCTCCAGGAGCACCAGTAGAGTAAGATAACATTGTAAAGAAGAATTTTCCAACCAATATTACACCAAGTAGTCTAAAAGTAGTAGTGTAATCTAATAAATGTTCAATTATATGATGTCCACCACCTGTAATGTCTGGTAAAAAATATATTACAAGTAGTGAGAATAGTGCAACAATTGATAATTTAGTATAACCACTTAATTTGATACTTGAATAAACATCTTTAAATTTTATAATATAGTAATTAAATACTGAAGCAAGTAATACCATAATAAAAGATAATATTGATACAAGTATTAAATGTAAAAGAATTTCTTTTAGTTCAAAATTAACAGGTGATATAAAACTAAATGATTCAAATGATAATTTAGTACCTAATATAAATTTTGAAACTAAATTTGAAAATAAAGATGCTATTAAAACACATATTAATAAAATAGGAGAAAAGAATTTATGTAATT is part of the Streptobacillus canis genome and harbors:
- a CDS encoding ABC transporter ATP-binding protein; translated protein: MIEITNLTKSYGEKKVLADLNLTIHCDEFFVIVGTSGSGKTTTLKMLNRLIEPTEGEILFNGKNIKDFDLRSLRLEMGYVLQKIALFPNLTVRENIELIPEMKGWSKQKRLEKCKILLEKVGLNPDTYLNRFPKELSGGEQQRVGILRAIITEPKILLMDEPFSALDPISRRELQKLIKELHDELKINIIFVTHDMQEAMFLADRIAIMSKGKLIQVDTPNNIKEKPANKFVEEFFKSVEGDCHG
- a CDS encoding nucleotide pyrophosphohydrolase, which codes for MEKLKKRLQKFVNERDWNKFHTPENLAKSIMIEGAELLENFQWGEVSYNSENVEEEIADIMIYCIHLTNTLGLDPIEIINKKMDKNDKRFKKVIEGENN
- the murJ gene encoding murein biosynthesis integral membrane protein MurJ, whose product is MFKSSLIVMIINMVSRILGLVREVVIAAYFGASGQTDAYFASTRLANFFTTLLGEGSLGTAFIPIYDEIREDKGVDRANDFVFNLTNLLISVSFTISLLTALFSDFTLKYILRFKDPEMLGTASILLKIMAFYLLFISISGLISSLLNNYGKFYISTLVGVVFNLTIIFGTILTKNKLGIYGLGISFLLSGLFQVLIQLPSFLKILKKYKFTFNYKDEYVKRFVLLMFPTLIGIFGYQINELVDTAFAGSLKLGTISAINYASRLYLLPIGVFAISLSVVVFPNLSKAVVKKDNILFKTTIERGMNLLVILIIPSSLGLIYYSKEIITLLFMRGKFGVESVILTSEILEIYALGLLFFSTIHLLTRAHYANKDRKLPVISSLIAIAINIILDFLLYKKFTHRGLTFATAFSAFVNYCILLISLKTRYSNISLLKYAKFIVIALVDSIICIFVIENLVNIQNPNIEIIIKLLVFIILYFAILSIKYIRDKKEILDR
- the ribF gene encoding riboflavin biosynthesis protein RibF; translated protein: MKVILKNISYAEEYAKFSKNKISSDIVFKEKNIVVLGNFDGVHLGHHEIIKRAIDLGKKLNQKVLIYTFREYPKKKDTLITTLSEKLYILEKMKIDYVYLEEFFDINELSPEEFINKIIIDKLNASEVFCGFNYSFGSGRKGDISKLQELLKDKVKVNIINPVLFNLKTDELKIVELNELKAYLDKEYCVISSTFIKTLIENGKMAHVQKLLGHEYIIMGKVVHGKKLARTLGFPTANLLSKNKIYPMFAVYGVKIKVEDDDTQYYGIMNIGKNPTIENEGLHIETHIFDFDMEIYDKIIAVELLENIRLEKRMNSLEELKKQILMDTKIWKEKIYDKY
- a CDS encoding segregation and condensation protein A, yielding MTNIDLLVKTENFEGPLDLFLHLIDNKKIDISKILISEIIDEYLNIIKNETDQNLKIKIEFLAMATELLEIKAYSILNVDKKIEKEQDLEKRILEYKIIKEIAEEFSKREIEYNVPYVVKGEKTKDQENIFYSIEELTLKNLNQIFNELINKVEIKEKIKINVVDTFTTTDALFEIEKEFNKNKEINFSTLMKGNFSKGRIVSFFLAVLDLFKEGNIEITLLDNDFIIRKGSHV
- a CDS encoding ClC family H(+)/Cl(-) exchange transporter; this encodes MKKDGIFETIKSFIDFHSRKIRLKLIFYSLLTGIITGVVVSAYTLLLGKITLFRNSLIGEHINLRLPLIMVGFVVIACIIQFTLNKYPLISGSGIPQVMGLIQKKVKFNWFPELFTKFFSGLLAIFIGFSLGREGPSIHLGSLIGEGVNEISQRTEVEKKYLITCGASAGLAAAFNAPLAGAIFAIEELHKFFSPILLICVLIASLFSNLVSKFILGTKLSFESFSFISPVNFELKEILLHLILVSILSFIMVLLASVFNYYIIKFKDVYSSIKLSGYTKLSIVALFSLLVIYFLPDITGGGHHIIEHLLDYTTTFRLLGVILVGKFFFTMLSYSTGAPGGIFLPLLVIGALVGKIYGLFLVNTFNFSEEYITLFVLIAMTSYFTAVVRTPITGIILILEMSGNFSNLFSLVITAAVTYAFSELLKHNSVYEELFENMFKKHDEEAQHLEKNEKIVTIKIPVMSDSSLSNKMIRDIEWPQNLLIIGIERAGSSQFIPKGDTILKDSDILILLTDENTSKRYMSKLSEMTTENIDIHSI
- a CDS encoding nicotinate phosphoribosyltransferase, encoding MENLILMTDSYKASHFLQYPENTTYIHDYIESRGGLYGYTKFFGLQYYLKKYLTKRATMEMVDEAEEILTMHGLPFNREGWEYIVKELDGKLPLRIRALPEGAIIKNHNVLVTVESTDSKVPWVVSWFETLLLKVWYPITVATYSYKIKQIILYYLNQTSDNVDSEIDFKLHDFGYRGVSSEESAGLGGLAHLTNFKGTDTLKSLIFGRKYYNADMAGYSIPASEHSTMTSWTRNHEKDAYKNMIKKFPTGLVSIVSDSYNYYNAIENIFSKELKEDILSRDGLVVLRPDSGDPITNILFTLKIVEEKFGVTINSKGYKVLNNIRIIQGDGIYEDNVWDILKSVKDNGYSAENIAFGCGGSLLQGNKQSSINRDTHKFAMKCSCVKINDKLVDVYKDPITDKGKVSKKGRLDLIQKENGEIQTIKISHLDENNYHPNSILNLVYENGEILKEYTLEEVRNNANLFFTPDHLNSRI
- a CDS encoding ABC transporter permease/substrate-binding protein, translating into MGNLFNTLIERKSELLIALYEHLEISLIALFFAILVGVSLALLISKYNKITTVLLQITGIFQTIPSLAILGLLIPIFGIGKLPAILTLILYAVFPILQNTITGLNEIDNSIKEAAEAFGMTKWEKIRKFELALAMPVIISGIRTSTVMIIGTATLAALIGAGGLGSFILLGIDRNNSDLIIIGAISSAILAILFNSGIAFLEKFSFKKVLLIFALIFSSFFISISPKMMMDNKTIVVAGKLGVEPEIIINIYKELIEHYTDIKVELKPNFGKTTFLHKALISGDIDIYPEYSGTILFSLVFTDKISNDSIEVYKIAKELIYKQDKLVYLPTMDFQNTYALAMKMEDAKKYNIEKISDLKNIENKIKTGFTLEFNDREDGNKGLKRLYNLNLEVITVEPSLRYKAIKNNEIQLIDAYSTDSEIKEYGLVLLKDNLRLFPPYQVGPLVREEVLAKYPEIQNVLENLNGILTTEEMIEMNYNVRVNNKMPNEVAKEFLKLKGLI